A region of Peromyscus maniculatus bairdii isolate BWxNUB_F1_BW_parent chromosome 7, HU_Pman_BW_mat_3.1, whole genome shotgun sequence DNA encodes the following proteins:
- the Izumo1r gene encoding sperm-egg fusion protein Juno isoform X2 — MAQWWQILLGLWTVMPTLAGDKPVNICMKDKHHKREPGPEDKLFLECMPWRASACCTLATSWEAHLEESSFFNFSMTHCGLLTPACHKHFIQAICFHACSPNLGPWIQPVVPDRQEERVWGVPLCREDCEEWWEDCHTSYTCKSNWHSGWHWSQGKNRCPVQAPCRPFPHYFPTPADLCEKIWSHTFKASPERRNSGRCLQKWFEPTQGNPNVEVALHFASSASAQGLSYTLSAFSLYLLLHS, encoded by the exons ATGGCACAATGGTGGCAGATCCTCTTGGGATTGTGGACAGTCATGCCCACCTTGGCAGGGGACAAGCCAGTCAACATCTGCATGAAGGACAAGCACCACAAGCGAGAACCTGGCCCAGAAGACAAGCTCTTCTTGGAG TGCATGCCCTGGCGGGCCAGTGCCTGCTGCACACTCGCCACGAGCTGGGAAGCCCACCTGGAGGAGTCCTCGTTCTTTAACTTCAGCATGACGCACTGTGGACTGCTGACCCCGGCCTGTCACAAGCACTTCATCCAGGCCATCTGCTTTCATGCGTGTTCCCCCAACCTGGGGCCTTGGATCCAGCCg GTGGTCCCGGACCGGCAGGAAGAGCGGGTTTGGGGTGTGCCACTGTGCCGGGAGGACTGTGAGGAATGGTGGGAGGACTGCCACACATCTTACACGTGCAAATCCAACTGGCACAGTGGCTGGCACTGGAGTCAAG GGAAGAACCGCTGCCCAGTCCAGGCACCCTGCCGCCCTTTCCCCCATTACTTCCCCACCCCTGCTGATCTCTGCGAGAAGATTTGGAGCCACACATTCAAGGCCAGTCCTGAGCGCAGGAATAGTGGACGGTGTCTGCAGAAGTGGTTTGAGCCCACCCAGGGCAACCCCAACGTGGAAGTGGCCCTCCACTTCGCCAGCTCTGCCTCAGCCCAGGGGCTTTCTTACACCCTCTCAGCCTTCTCTCTGTACCTGCTGCTCCATTCCTGA
- the Izumo1r gene encoding sperm-egg fusion protein Juno isoform X1, with protein MAQWWQILLGLWTVMPTLAGDKPVNICMKDKHHKREPGPEDKLFLECMPWRASACCTLATSWEAHLEESSFFNFSMTHCGLLTPACHKHFIQAICFHACSPNLGPWIQPISPPLSSCTQVVPDRQEERVWGVPLCREDCEEWWEDCHTSYTCKSNWHSGWHWSQGKNRCPVQAPCRPFPHYFPTPADLCEKIWSHTFKASPERRNSGRCLQKWFEPTQGNPNVEVALHFASSASAQGLSYTLSAFSLYLLLHS; from the exons ATGGCACAATGGTGGCAGATCCTCTTGGGATTGTGGACAGTCATGCCCACCTTGGCAGGGGACAAGCCAGTCAACATCTGCATGAAGGACAAGCACCACAAGCGAGAACCTGGCCCAGAAGACAAGCTCTTCTTGGAG TGCATGCCCTGGCGGGCCAGTGCCTGCTGCACACTCGCCACGAGCTGGGAAGCCCACCTGGAGGAGTCCTCGTTCTTTAACTTCAGCATGACGCACTGTGGACTGCTGACCCCGGCCTGTCACAAGCACTTCATCCAGGCCATCTGCTTTCATGCGTGTTCCCCCAACCTGGGGCCTTGGATCCAGCCg atctctccccctctctcttcctgcacccAGGTGGTCCCGGACCGGCAGGAAGAGCGGGTTTGGGGTGTGCCACTGTGCCGGGAGGACTGTGAGGAATGGTGGGAGGACTGCCACACATCTTACACGTGCAAATCCAACTGGCACAGTGGCTGGCACTGGAGTCAAG GGAAGAACCGCTGCCCAGTCCAGGCACCCTGCCGCCCTTTCCCCCATTACTTCCCCACCCCTGCTGATCTCTGCGAGAAGATTTGGAGCCACACATTCAAGGCCAGTCCTGAGCGCAGGAATAGTGGACGGTGTCTGCAGAAGTGGTTTGAGCCCACCCAGGGCAACCCCAACGTGGAAGTGGCCCTCCACTTCGCCAGCTCTGCCTCAGCCCAGGGGCTTTCTTACACCCTCTCAGCCTTCTCTCTGTACCTGCTGCTCCATTCCTGA